The genomic stretch ACGACGACATAGAGTTTCGTCAACGGATGGACCAACCCGAACGCGATCGACGATCCCACCAACCCGGCACCCAACGCGAACTCGGGTGATACAGCAACCGAAGCTTCGTCAGCCAGCTTCCAACCATCAGCCAACCAATACATCAACCATCCGCGGAACAACAATTCTTCGCCGATTCCCGCGCACAAGCTGATCACGATCATCTCGGACGCCCGCAATTGCAGCAGAGATTTGATCAGCCCGTCGTCGCTGAGCCGTTCCAATTCACGAACGGGCTCCCAAGGCAAACGCCGCAACAGATCGATCGCGACCAACATCGGGATCGCAGCGAGCGCGCCGTAACCCACCCCTGTGCCGATCGGTATCAATGCTTCCCAATCGACGGGAATCGCAAAAACGGACAAGTCGATCTCGGGCACCCATGCGCGAGGATCAGGCCCCA from Rubripirellula tenax encodes the following:
- a CDS encoding CPBP family intramembrane glutamic endopeptidase, which gives rise to MDDTEAGDQSPDDVFLTAVLFESALGVLAILLGLWLGPDPRAWVPEIDLSVFAIPVDWEALIPIGTGVGYGALAAIPMLVAIDLLRRLPWEPVRELERLSDDGLIKSLLQLRASEMIVISLCAGIGEELLFRGWLMYWLADGWKLADEASVAVSPEFALGAGLVGSSIAFGLVHPLTKLYVVVATVMGFYFGGLLIWSENMLVPITAHATYDAVQLMLSSRSLKKEALAG